GATCCTCAGCTTCAAGGTCAAACAATGCAAAACCAATTTGCGAAAAACGGGCGAACTGCAACGAACACTACCCCGTGTGCGGTGGTCCTACGCACACAGTCGAACCAGCATCGCAGGCATCCTGATGGCGTGCAGTTTTATCCAACGGTCAACATATTGTCCGCTCTTTTCCTAACCCACTGCCTTGCGTCACTATaggcacacgtacacacacacacacacgtccgtGCGGAGTTTGCTCTctattatttaatattttcgtCAACACTGTGGGAGCACCGGAGGCTGCAggcttttcttttgtatttccCGAATGCTGAAACTCAAACAGTGCCAATTAAATGAACATATAGGGCttagaccaggggtcggcatacatttcctaaaaagggccagatgatagAGAACCCGAAAGCGTGGAccggatactttaaacgatAATTTAACGTTTTGAAAGTAGTATTAAACTCCTTTGAATGTAGTATCAACTTTCTAAAAGTTACATCAAAATGtggaatataaaataaaattaccaaTTTTATCattcatctttttttaaacattttcgctGAATTTTGGACTTTTTcaacttggtttggtttgttgtaCTTTTAGTTAATTTCTTTAATTGGACTTCAAATTAATCCTCGACTCAAATTATATTACAATATCTTGGTTTCCTGGCATACTCTTAGTACTTGAAATAACGCAGCAAGGTTGCAAGGTTTTATTTCGTAATGAGATCAAACATTGAATTTTAGATGCAAATGAAACAAGACTAGGAATAAAAAGTATACTAGGAGTCACCTGGTATTGAACACCTCCTTGGCGAGCTGAcgttgccgacccctggtttaGACCTTCCGCTCAATCGGTAGCTATCCTGCTCAGCCAGCACTCCCCAGCTTAAAATCACAATCTAATCGATAGTGTTGATAtgggtttatttaaaaataaacttgaaatgatttaaggttttttttcacagAGACAGGAATTTCTGGAGAGTAACCCTTCCATGAGAGTGGTTGCAATCTTATCGGCGAGGATAAAAAAGCATTTAGAACTCAACGATATATCAACGCACATAACCCAACGGGGTTTGGTTAATTCCGTCCCAATTAACCATAATTGTCCAGTTGCGATAATCTACTGGGACGCACGATGAGCCACCCATCTGGCGTGCGTCGCCGCTATCTGGGCGGCATCTGGTGTTATATTGCGGCAACTAATTTGAAGGCAGCTTCAAAAGAGCGCCCTGATGCGATGATGAGGCAATACATTTTTACTGCCAGCCAACACTTCGCCCCATCCCCGCTCCGCCCCGCCccgcgaaaagaaaatagatctgtcgaaacaaatgcaaaggaaaataaacgcGGCAAGCACGGACGCACTCGGGAAAACAGAATCGGCTTGAGGTGGCGCCCTATGTTCTAGCAGTGTCTGCACTTAACCATTGAATGCCGGGATGCGCGCTAGAGGCAGCCCTGGATGGAAAATGATAtcgtagaaaaaaaatcctccaTCACTTTCTCGCTTCCCcggccccctccccccccccaccccctccagGCCACGGGAAAGGAAAGGGCTGTCGATCGGGAGCAAAGGCAGTAATCGCGATCAACCTAGACCACCGCGTCCAAGCCTGGAGATGAGAGTCTCATACGGGCAGGGAATCGCGGCTACTCGACTGTCGAAAATGGCCGGGTGAAGGTGAAAGGGGAAGGTGAGGGGCGAGCGTAAGGGTAAAGGTAGTAATGGGGAAAAGCCGAAGGAATGAgattaaactatttttaaacctGCTTCCAAACGCTTAGAGACCCAGGCGATCCCGCGATCGAAGCGAGCGCGCACACGATGATGTTAACAGAATGCACAAACTCTGTTCATCTTAGCACCTccgccctccctccctcctgcCTTCGTCCCAGCGGGCCATACCAgcttctctccctctccccgtTTGCCCTCCGAATGGCCGTAAAATGAGAAAAAGGCACGTGCGTCTAATGAATTCCCAAGCTGCTTGTGTGTTTATACATCCATATGCACAAGCATATGGAAATGGCGCATTTTGTTTGTCCACTGCGCAATATATTCTGGATATCTTGCTGGTTTCCTCATactcattccttttttttctgtggatCCCCCTTCTAACGGGTTCTATTTTCTTTATCCTTTTGCTTGTTATCTCATCTGAGTTGATCCTCGCAGTAAATGCTAAATCTTGTGCAATACACCGGTTCGGGGGGGGATGCTGTTCTTAGGCAGAAAACATTTGTCTTGCAAACGTTGGCCTGTTTCTTTGGAGCGACGCAAGACAGATAGCGCCCGCAAACTAACCGAGCATTTTAATTGCCGCATAATAATGGCTGTTTTAAATCCCAGATTAGGTTAACAATTGACCCGGCCGGGATTGGTGTATAGCAGGCgtcattttttgtttggcgTCGCTGGTGCGTAATCTTCACACCGCCGAATCGCGTTGGATCAAGCATTGCCAGATGCATGCGCGATAATGACCGTCGACTCGTGAAAGGTTTGCCGGTTGGGCCACGacgaaaccaaaataaaacacaccccAGAGAGTGGCGCTCCGCTTGTTGTCCGCAAGTGGAATGGGGCGGGGAGGGGAGGATGGCTTTTAGGATAAAATTCAATATGCTAATGAAGTTATTATTCGTCCATTCGCGCGCGATTCGGTTTAGCCGAAACACAAAtcagcaacaaaaaacagaTGGTCGTGTGATgggtggcgaaaaaaaaaagaaggaaaacattttatgaCATCAACTTTTACGGTCCTTCCCAACCACCGGACTCTTCTCCGCCGGAGCGCATAAACCAAAGCCTCTCCGGTGTGTGCCACGGTGTGCCGGCGCATCGAAGCGTATTTTTTCGTTGGGGAATTTTGTGtgccttttttccaaaaaGTCGAAAAGTGACGTTTACGCTTATAAaaagtccccccccccccccctcaccccACGGCCGGCCCAATACTGGTTACCATAACCAAAGcgccgaaaccgaaccgatccGATCCAGTGGGTGAGTGAAATTTGTAGTTCAAGATCGGGTCGAAGACCGAAGCGTTTCGGCTCTCTAGACGGGTTTGCTCTAAGAAGTTCCAATTCCCCGGCTAGGCAACGGAGAGGCACGAGATTATTTCGCGTCtcttggttgttgttgttttaccgttgaaaatatgttcggCGGCATCAGGGACGGTCCGAATCGAGAATCGGTTGTTTCCAGCGTCAGCTACCACGACCACGACTCGCCAATGATAAGCAACGCAAGCCTCATCCGTAAACAAGCCAACCGAATTGACAAACGAGCCGAGCCGGCTATACTACAGTTTTGCGGCGCAGATCCGCATGCCCGATAGTCCGAATCGTGTCCGTGATCCGCTTGGGAAGTGCCACCGCTACTCGATTCAAATGGTAATCGAACCAACGAGCTCCGTCCGGCACCGTACAAGAAACAAACCCCCGCTGCCGCTCCATGTTTTTGACGGATGTCGCTTGCTTCGTGACGCTGGATTGTAAACGATTTTAATTCGcctgtttattttgtattgaTTCGTCCCGTTATCGGGCGACATTCCGGTGTGTTCTATACGGTGCCTTCACCGCTTGTTAGAGCTTGTTGTCACTCGAGGCGCATCTTTATAGCCCGAACGAGCTATGAAACTCGAGGCCACCGACAGAATTGTGCATGGAATAAGGGAGGATACGGCGGGGGGATTTGCGTTTTAATGTCTCGCACTGGCCAGATTTGGCCACGGGGCCACGGGCAGCCGAGCGACAACCCGATCCGGAAGCAGCCATGATTATTTGACGTCTGCTGTAGTACATCACGCCGATCGGATGTATACGCCGATTGTTGACATTGCGTAATGGTCTGATAGAACAAAAGTCGCACGGGAAAGGGTAGGTGTTGCGCCGAGGTTTGTGGAGGGTTGGGTTTAGCTAGGACTGTTgataatttttaaggtgccTCTTTTGACGTCAGCTTCGTGCGGCAAGGGGGGGAATGTATCTCCCCTCTCTGTCCGGAAGAATGTAATCAAGGGAAGGTTAAATGGGGTGCGGTGGTCGAGTAAGCGGGTCGGGTGTGCGTGTTTATTGGAGTGTTCAGCGCGTTCGATGAGATCATCGtcggaaacgataaaaaataacaGTTTCGGCGATCAACCGCCCAGTTGAATACCTGTTtttagctgttttttgttaaagcCTCTGTTACCTATCCTCTGATAAGTATTGTGTTATTGTAGAACATCAAAGTCCTATCCACTTTTCTTGTTTATAACCCcgttaaattatattttggcTTCAGAACGATTGACATTTGATGTTACgataatgtttttgaaacGGCAGTTTGAAAGTCGGTTGTATTTACTGTTTCTTTTAATACCTTGCTAGCTCGtggtaaacaaattgtaagaaCTGTAAAAGTTGTTGCTGTACAAAACAAcatcacctactaggcgtgCCACCAATTATAAAACCTCATAAATCCTTATCAGTACAACATTCTTGCAATCGATAAATTGCGCATACAGACGGCACACTTGAAGGTTTAATTCGGCCGCATTCACTTTCGAGCAGTTAAGGCGAGTGAATCGTGTCGTTTTGAAGCTCGGTTTTTGCACCGCTATATGACCCTGCACCCACGAGGATGACCGAAACAAAACCTGCACTCAACAGATGATGACCGAATCGATACACGGACAGCAGCCGGTTGTCGAGAAAGGACACTGTGTGTTGGCTGTGCTCGAGCGGGGCCGAATACTGTGTCAGTTTAGGCACCACGATATGcaggaatgtttttttgttgttgtagcaaaaaaaaaacgcaaacaaataaattgacAAAATTGCCTCACCCGTGTTGAGAAACGCAGTGACATgtagatggtggtggtggcggtggtggtggttactAAACTCGCTGGTGTTCAGCTTGCGTACCCCGTTGACGGCGGTTCGGTGCGGATGACATCATCGTACCACTGTTTTTGCAAACCGCAAAAGTCTAACACAACCTGGATGCATGCATCCACGGTTATTATGGCAGCGCACGAACAGATTTCATGAGCTTCtctttgtatttaattttactaTCGTCGTAACAATCCGCCAGCCCATCGAGAGTGCATTTGAACACAAGTGATTCGCACAGGTGGGTGTACTACTGGTCATTGCTGTCAACGAACGGCATGAATGACTGTTGAAGTTTAATTAACCTTCGACACTGGCGAACGTCATTAACCCCCGCGTTGGTTTGCACCTTTCCACCGAAAGGGAAAGAAGTGACGAATAACTGCGGGGCTAACCATGGCACACCGAACGCAACAACCTTTGCACACCCGATAGTTatggttttaaaattgtaACATCCACCATGTGGAGctagcaaacaaacaagtcAATGGCGCCCTCCGCCATTGCGGCGACAAACAATCTAGTGTGCGTGTCCAGTGACAATTTTGTGTAGCCCACTTAGTAAATATGACGCCAACCATGCCTCCACCACAACCCGCTCGAGCTCACGCCCAGATTGTGTTAGTGGGTCAAGCGGGCCAACGCTTAGGGGGGCAGCCCGTTGCAAAACAGTGAATCGATGGTGAACTTTCACTCCGGCGAACAGGTCCTTCGTGATGGGATAAAAAGGAAGACGCTAGACAGAGAGCAGCATATACTATATACTGAAAACGAGAGCAGGCCAGACAGAGAGAGCGCGAGTGCATAGAGTGTGAGGAAAGGGATCGATAGAATGGAGCTCTATATAGGAAAGGAGGATGGAAAGGAAACCCAGCTCTGGTGCGGTTTCGAACCACAGAGTATGGGGTTTTGGATGGCGAATCATTATATTGGACGATGACGTAATTTACCCTGACCTTAACACTAGCTAGCGATTGATTGCGAGTGAGCTCGGATGTTCCCTGCTTCTTCCAATTCGTGTTTCGTACGTGTCCTTCCTCTGTCTTTTGTTTATTCATCTTGTTtcctttctgttttctttaaaGCACCATCCTTCGATGGCGTTCCCTGAGAACGGGACAATGTTTGCCTGTGTACTTAACAGCAGTTAAAAGTTATTTacaccccccctccccgcgCGTATATGTAGAGTTGTAACAGTAACGGTAGTACAAACATATGCGTGTGGCGTGATGTAGGTTAAATTGACTTAACGCCCGTTTTGGTCATCATAATCTCTTCCAGCCGCTGGGGACTTCGGAAATGTTCCCATGTGTCAATGTAAAGGGTTGGCGAACGCAACAGTGACGCCATCGAATTCCATGTAGTTGATCTCATTGGCCTCTCCAATGTGTACCAGACTCGAGTCCCCGACCGTTCCCTATCATTCCCTGGCTAGCTCTGGTTGCTTCCGCTGATGCGCTACCAAATTCAAACCTTCACTTCACTCGCGCGGTCCGTGTTTGAAGTGGACGGCATCGATTTTTAGTACCGAGTGCCAGGTTTAGCCCCAACGAATATTAACTCCCTGACCTCTCAAAGAGGGGAGGCTGAGGAAGCAGCTCTTGGGAAATTATTTTGCAAGAAGCAAATCATATACCAGTGAGTCCTTGCAGTCGGCATCGGGAGGAATCGGGAGGGATTAACTgggttgaaatttgtttttgcttgaGCGCTAGAGCTGGAACCCCAAGCGAGGGGGAACTGTCGGGTATTCGCAATCCGGTACCGGTCCCGGGCAGGCAACGGGACGGTTATACGGCTGATTGCATCATCTCCCGGTCATCGGCGTTGTTGCGCTCTCTCTCGCGGACCGCGACTTTGTATTACCATACACAGCAACACGAAACCCTCCAAACAGGCTGCGGCGTCGATGTTGGGCAGTAACGAAGTTGTACTGAAATAGTATGGTGCTGCACTAACGTTCGGGTGGAGCTTGCTAGACGATTTCGCGCATCGTTACGGTTGGTGGCTTTCGGGTGCGTTTCGtatatgtttttgtgtgttacCAGCTAGTTGGCCATAGTTCTTTACAACAATTAACGTCAATAAGCTTGAGCCATGGAATGTAAAATTCAGCCGATTTGAACTTAGTCGTATAGTGACTATAGTACTATAGTAGTTCAGTGGATTAGCGACAGTTTGATTTGATGCTTATCGTTGCGGCTAAAGCTTGGGGTACCCTGTTGTAATGTTGACATTTCAAGGTACACCGGATCCCCGCCTCCCTGTCTGGTCCGTGATCCGTAGATGTAGAGATAGGCACAATGTGTTGCTGGAGTACCTCGTCCACGGCTACCGTGTGCTATGGATTATGTTGAAGTGGATCTATAAGagggaaaacgaaagaagTAGTACTACAAGGTGAACGCGTCCATGGGGACGTAGGTATAGTAACCGACGGCAATGTAGTCGCCATTTAGGCGCCATATCAACATGCACGCCGCATTACCAGAGGGCCATTCGGGCACTAGGGTGGTGCGGTTACGTTCTACACAGCGGCACGCAGGTGGTGTTCAGTGGATAGTAACGCGAAAAGATGGACCTTATCGAATCCGCCAGCGGACGTTGAATTCGCGGCTTCCTTTAACGATGGTAGTTTagtcaataaattaaaactcgGCCCGCCATTTCTATGCACATTTAATGGAGCTATAAACACATCCACAAgcgcgtacacacacacacatatatttGGAACCCTCTTAGtagtgcttttatttttccctctcgttctctctctatttctttttcgttcgccCGCCGTTGTCCATCCCTCCCgctcgccgccgccgccgaacTTTGTGAACATTGTAAACCGCAGAGTAGAGCGCTCGAAAGTGCGTGTAACGTTCTTCCAGAGCAGCAAACCACAGTCGATCAGTCCGCCGGAGTCGCTGCACCTGTACGGGGCGCAAAATTTGATCCAGTTCGGCGGCACGGGCCTAGGCGGTGGCTATGATAACAATAATTCCCCGCTAGACAGCTACATCACCTCCGCAGCACTCAACCAGCAGTACGACGCGCTGCCCGGCCATCAACAGCAGCTCCAGCAGTACGAGGACTTTCATCCGGACCATCGGGATCCAGCGATGGCTGCCGTCTACGGAGCGACCGCCGTACCCCCGGCAGGCTACAACCGGCAAATGAGGTGAGTGTAAAGCGTAGTCTCCCGTCAGCTCGTAAATGTCCCCCCGGTATCCCTTCCACCCTGTCCCATGCAATAAGCGTAGCCTCTAGATAAGGGCTAAAGAAAAATAGTGAACTCTGATACACACGGTTACACCGAACTGTTTACGTACGCTACTGCATTGGCAAAAGCGACGCTGCTGGGACGTTGTAGACGCAAGcgttcaaagaaaaacagatgccTTAAGGAGTATACTGTTACCCGTTGATATGCGCGGGGGTTGCAGAGAAAACCCCACCCCGGTATTTGAAGTGCAAAGTCTACTCAAAGTTCTCAAAGGAATGTGAATAGGTGGATGTGTGTCGAAGAAGGTGGGGCAGCTGAGGTGGTGACGCTTGGCAAACAAGAGTGTAAAGAAATATGAACTTCTTGTTGACCTGGGTCACGTCGGGGCGTTTTTATTCCGGCTTGTCTGGCCTCCTCATCTCAGCATCAATGGATATTCATCTGCCTAACAAAACATGACTGAACATAGAATGAGGCAATTTTATGCAGTCTTTTCAGACTTTAAGTAGCATAAGAAGGTCGAGAACCTTTTAACATCTATTGGCATAGTTCAACGACTTCTTAggaatttattttgtatttttcggaCTATCATTCATTACTATCTAAGTCTGCTGTCGCGCGAGGAGTTTAATCGGGATGCCCTTGTCGGGACGTAACACCAGGTCCGTCTTCAGCCGTACCTCATGCATCGTGTCTCCGGGTAGTATTTGGTAGTGGGAAATCATTCGCACAATCGTTACCTTCATCTCCATCAACGCATACCGCTGGCCAATGCAGTTCCGCGAGCCAATGCTGAACGGAATGTAGTCGTACGGTCCCCGGCGCTGGGTGCTCTGCTCCGAGAATCGCTCCGGATCAAATCGCTCCGGCTCCGGATAGACGTCCGGGTTGCGATGAATCACATAGATAGGAATGGTAATATCTGTGCCGGCCGGAACCGTGATTCCATTGATCTCAACATCGTCGACCAGCCGACGACCGATGAACGAAACAGGTGGAAGCAGTCTCAGCGATTCCTTCACGACCATATCCAGGTAGGGGAAGTTCTGGAGTGTGCTATAAGTTAGTGGGACCGTACGGTGGTCCGCGCCTAGGATGTCCACTATTTCCTGGTAGAGCTTCTCTTGAATGTCGGGATGCTTGGCCAGTTGATAGAAGGTAAAGGCGATACCGGACGTGGTGGTGTCGTGACCCTCGAACATGAAGGTGTCGACCTCCTCGCGAATATCCAAATCACTAAGAGATTCACCATCGACGGTAACGTTCAGCAGCAGGTCTAGAAACGTATCCCTCCGTTTCGAGTAGAGATTACTCTCCTCATCGTCATCGGCTGCAGTGTTGTCACTGTCGCTGTTCATTTTGGCACTCATCAACTGCTGTCTACGACGCTGTATGACGGAATCGGTGAACGCATGGAGCCTTCTTATCAGCTTCCTCTGCTCCCAAGCATTCGGCATCAAGTACCAGTAGACGCGGGGAAACGAGGCGAGTACGTGGAATATACGCAACAGGATCAACTCGCTCATGCGCTTCACGTCGCGCACGTACTGATTGGTAGGATCGTTTTGCGCATTGATGTCCACACCCATGGATGTAATGCAGATGCTATCGAGAGCATACAGCGAGATCGGCTCGTAGATGTCAAACTCCTGGCCGCTTCCTGCATGCGGACGCAGCTTCTCGATCAGTATGCCAGCCTCCCGGTTAAACACACTGGCAAAGCCCTCGAGGATCTTGAAGTGGAACGTCGGTGTGATGATCTTGCGCCGATGGAACCACTTCTCACCCTTCGATATAAGCAGTCCCTGGCCGAGCCACAGCTCGATGAACTCGTACACGGTGGACTTCTGCGTCTGCTtcgccatcaccaccttctCCACGTTCTCCGGGCTGCTTACGGTAATCATGTGATCGTTCAGCAGGCCCCAGTTGAAAAAGTCCTTTCCGTAGCGCTCGTGGAAGAGCACCATCGTCTCGAAGATTCCTGGTATGTCGTGCGCCGGGTACTCCAGCACATTGCCAAC
This region of Anopheles coustani chromosome X, idAnoCousDA_361_x.2, whole genome shotgun sequence genomic DNA includes:
- the LOC131268687 gene encoding cytochrome P450 4d2-like, with translation MASVLLLIVLIGYGLLLVYRKRQQLKRIATHIGGPKPHWLVGNVLEYPAHDIPGIFETMVLFHERYGKDFFNWGLLNDHMITVSSPENVEKVVMAKQTQKSTVYEFIELWLGQGLLISKGEKWFHRRKIITPTFHFKILEGFASVFNREAGILIEKLRPHAGSGQEFDIYEPISLYALDSICITSMGVDINAQNDPTNQYVRDVKRMSELILLRIFHVLASFPRVYWYLMPNAWEQRKLIRRLHAFTDSVIQRRRQQLMSAKMNSDSDNTAADDDEESNLYSKRRDTFLDLLLNVTVDGESLSDLDIREEVDTFMFEGHDTTTSGIAFTFYQLAKHPDIQEKLYQEIVDILGADHRTVPLTYSTLQNFPYLDMVVKESLRLLPPVSFIGRRLVDDVEINGITVPAGTDITIPIYVIHRNPDVYPEPERFDPERFSEQSTQRRGPYDYIPFSIGSRNCIGQRYALMEMKVTIVRMISHYQILPGDTMHEVRLKTDLVLRPDKGIPIKLLARQQT